One Salvia splendens isolate huo1 unplaced genomic scaffold, SspV2 ctg597, whole genome shotgun sequence genomic window carries:
- the LOC121790720 gene encoding transcription activator GLK1-like, whose protein sequence is MLAVKHERGIEAFSMEDTEFEDENLLDTINFDDILIGIGDGDMLPDLEIDNEFFAEFSGSESETKLEIENNSLEDAAADSVSDVDLESVQKPEPEPEVKDPDLKEADDTSKVSSSRCKNPPGKKKTKVDWTPELHRRFVQAVEQLGIDKAVPSRILEIMGNDCLTRHNIASHLQKYRSHRKHVQVREAEAASWGQRRQIYGTTADVNPWIAPFPPNFRPLHVWGHPSVDQSLMYTWPPPHAWPADPSSLWHPHHQYVPPPATIYFPQPQFQPTRFPRPPTGVPAVQTAPQPPSDVHPSKERIDAAIGDVLEKQWLPLPLGLKPPSMDSVMAELRRQGVSKIPPT, encoded by the exons ATGCTCGCAGTGAAGCATGAGAGAGGAATCGAGGCATTCTCAATGGAAGACACAGAATTTGAAGACGAGAATTTGCTCGACACCATTAATTTCGACGACATTCTCATCGGAATCGGAGACGGCGACATGTTGCCTGATTTGGAAATCGATAACGAATTCTTCGCCGAATTCTCAGGCTCCGAATCTGAGACGAAATTAGAGATTGAAAATAATTCGCTAGAAGATGCCGCAGCAGATTCAGTTTCCGATGTCGATTTGGAATCGGTTCAGAAACCCGAACCCGAACCGGAAGTGAAGGATCCGGATTTGAAAGAAGCGGACGACACGAGTAAGGTATCGTCGTCTCGCTGTAAAAATCCACCGGGGAAGAAGAAAACCAAG GTGGATTGGACGCCGGAATTGCACCGGCGGTTCGTGCAGGCGGTGGAGCAGCTAGGGATTGACAAGGCGGTGCCGTCGAGAATTCTAGAAATCATGGGAAATGACTGCCTTACACGCCATAACATTGCCAGCCATCTTCAA AAATATCGATCTCACCGAAAACACGTGCAAGTGCGGGAAGCAGAGGCGGCGAGCTGGGGTCAGCGGCGGCAGATATACGGAACCACGGCAGATGTGAATCCTTGGATTGCACCCTTCCCTCCGAATTTTAGACCCTTACATGTATGGGGTCATCCATCCGTCGACCAATCATTGATGTACACGTGGCCTCCACCTCACGCTTGGCCGGCTGACCCATCATCCCTTTGGCATCCACATCACCAATAT GTTCCGCCGCCGGCCACAATATATTTTCCGCAGCCGCAATTTCAACCGACG AGATTTCCACGGCCGCCCACTGGAGTGCCGGCCGTGCAAACGGCGCCGCAACCGCCTTCCGATGTTCATCCG TCAAAAGAGAGAATAGATGCAGCCATTGGAGATGTTCTAGAGAAACAATGGCTGCCGCTGCCACTCGGATTAAAGCCCCCGTCCATGGATAGTGTGATGGCCGAACTACGGCGCCAAGGCGTATCAAAAATACCTCCCACTTAG